DNA from Macaca thibetana thibetana isolate TM-01 unplaced genomic scaffold, ASM2454274v1 unplaced_scaffolds253, whole genome shotgun sequence:
aattcgagaccagcctagttaacatggtgaaactgcatctctacaaaacagaagaaaacaaaacaaaacaaaaaacaaaaaacaaaaaactagccaggtgtggtggagagCGACTGTAGTACCACCTACTCGGGAGTCCAGCCACTCTGGagcctgaagtgggagaatcgcttgagcccaggaagtcaaggtggcagtgagccaagattgcaccactgcactgcactccagcctaggtgacagagcaagaccctgtctcaaaaaaaaaaaaaaaaaaaaaaaaaaaaaaacaaccaaaaaaccaaaaaacaaaacaaaacaaaacaaaaaaagcagagagaGTGATTAGTGTCATATTTTTACTGTGGGGACAACCTCAAGGAGCTgaccaaaaatatctttttttttgagacacagtctcgctctgttgcccaggctggagtgcagtggcgcgatctcggctcactgaaagctccgcctcccgggttcacgccattctcctgcctcagcctcccgagtagctgggactacaggtgcccgccaccacacctggctgattttttgtatttttagtagagttggggttttactgtgttagccaggatggtctcgatatcctgacctcatgatccgcacacctcagcctcccaaagtgctgggattacaggcgtgagccaccgcgcccggccccaaaaatatctttcaaggaCAGTTGACCGATCATTTAAACTCTTACCAGCTAAAACCATGCTTGTTAGAAGGTGTGTATTTCTCCAGCAGGGCTGTTAGCTTTAGGAGTGAGTATTTCTGCAGCAGGTTCATCTGGGCCACAGACTGGCAGTTAATCTGTAGTGATACAGAGTTGAGGCTTGGCCGATGTGAGCTCTGGAAACTGTGCCATCTCAGTCGGTGCCTGCGGGAGAAGTGGAGAGAAAAGTGAGTGTAAAggctttttatttgattttatttgatttttttcttgctctgttgcccaggcagtggtgccatcagagctcactgcagccttgaactcctgggctcaagtgatcctcctgcctcagcctcctgagtagccaggactgcaggcctgtgccaccatgtctggctcattttttaattttttgtagagacggagtctacCTAtggtgcccagcctggtctcaaactcttggcctcaagtgatcctcccaccttggcctcccaaagtattggattacagtgagccactgtgcctggcccaaaggcTTTTTAATAGATAGAAGCAACATTAGCAATGGGCTGCTTGCTGGCATCTTATCTTAGGAACTGAGAGGACTTGATTTCTATTCCATGCTTTAATCCTCATTATGggaaaatatacacaatataaagTGTACCGTTTTCACCATTTTTCAGTGTGCAGTTGAGTGGCACCAAGTTCATTCTCATTGTGTGACCATCTCTATcaaccatctccagaacttttttcatcttccccaaccGGAACTCCATACCCATTCAATCACATCCACTTTTTGAATTTTGGTGCTTCCTGGTCTGACACCTTCCTTAGGTATGGACATGGCTAAGAATGCCAGACTTAATCCCATTTTCTCCCACAGAACAAGCACAGGCAATCTCTTTCTGACCCCCGTGCCTCACAcctggagagaggagaaaaactgTTACCTGTTGGACCTGGTTAGGGAAGCCCCAACCCCAGAATCCCTCCTTTCCGGGATGTCAGAGGGCTCTTCCGGTTCATTCAGGGAGTTGCCTGTGCTGTCCAAGTCGCTGGGTGTGGTTCGGTCGTTGTCCACATCCAGGTGTATCTGTTTTGGAGAGGATGGGCAGGGAGAGACCGAGTCCAGGGCTGAGTCCGAATCTCCCTCATCAGAAAACTTCTCCGACCACTGATTGACTATCCGCTGCATCCCCTTCACGTGGTAGAGGATGTCGTCCAGCTCGGGGAAGATGTCCTCATTCTCCAGATCTGCCAGGTCCCCTGAACTGGAGTAGAGGATGGAGCCCGGCACGTTGTCATAGATGCTCAGGCGGCTGCTCATGGAGCTGGAAGAATTGCGCCTCTTCAGTTCCTTGGGGTTGTCGCTGCTGTTTTCCCTCCTGAGGCTGATGTGGCCAGGGCCGTGGAAGCTTCCCGTCCTCCAGTTCACAGAGCCGTTATTCCCCGAGGGGGAGAAACTGCCATTGGTGAGAGCTTTGGGGAAAGTGCCAGGCTTGTGATCTTCAGGGATGTAGAACACCGTGTCCTCTGGGTAGCTCTCGCGGTTCTTAAAGTTCTGTTCCATCACGTTGTTAAATGTTGACTGATTGAAAGGATCGAAGCCCTCTAAGTACATGCCCACCCGCTTGTTACAGGCACTGAGGCTCCGGGTCCTGGTAACAGGGCTGGGCGTGCTGACCGCGCTGCTGGTCTCCgactggctgctgctgctgctggtctgcGTGGAGTTGGAAACGCTCCTCTTTCGTACCATGGGGACGTTGATGCGGTTGCCGTTGAGGGCGGAGATCTCCACGCAGTTGAGCTGCTTCAGCTTCTCCTCATCCACCCCCTCTTGCAGGATGGGCCCGCTGATGATCAACCCCAGCTTTGAAGGCGCTTTGTGCTTGCTGTGGTGGGAGCCCTTGAGCTTCAGACTCTCCATCCGTTTCAGCAGACTGCGCGTCTTGGACTTGGCAGTTTTTTCGTGGCCTTTCATGCTGAAGCTGAAGCTGGACAGTTCCTTGGGAGACGGCAGGCTGCCGAAAGAGTCGTCATTGCCTGCCAAGTTGCTGGAGGAGCAAACGCTGATGACGGAGTTAGTCCGGGGGGTGGCAGCATCCTCGCTGGGGGGCGCGTGGCTGGCGAGGCTGCCAGTGCTGCTGAGGCTGCGGACGGAAGACACCTCCTGGCGCTCGCCGCGGTCCATCAGCGTGCCTCCGGGGCTGGCGCCGTCCTGCGGGTGGGAGTCGTCTGGGGACCCAGGGACTGGGTCTTGTTTTGGAGAAAAGACATCAAACTCTTCAAGCCGGGACCATCTCTTGCTGTCCCTTTGGAAAGTCCATTTGCCACTGATGGCACAAGGCTCATCTTCGTCTGAATCCTCACTCTGCAAAGACAGAAAGGAGCCATTCACACACCGGGGCTGGCAGCCAGCAGGGAGCAGGGCACGAGCAGGAGGCTGCTCATAATATGCCAGTAGTGTCAATTCTCCCCTTGTActttataatttgaattttaaaggtttttttttttgttttgtttttgttttttaagaaatagggtctcactctgttgtccaggctggagtacagtggcatgatcacagcttactgcaggctCAAATtctagggctcaagtgatcctcccacttcagcctccctagtagctgggattacaggcaagtgccaacatgtccagctatttttttttttttttttggtagagatggggtcttgctgtattgcccaggttggttctgaactgctgacctcaaatgatcctcccacctgtgcctcccagagtgctgcggTGACAGggatgagctactgtgcccagccccatttacatattctttttcctttttaattttttttgtagagagcaGGAGTCTTACTATAttggcctaggctggtctcaaactcctggcctcaagcgatcctcccacatgggcctcccaaagtgttgggattacaggcatgagccacagtgcccagtgttttgttttgttttgttttttaaataacaaagatgTATTTAAAGAATTTAACAGAGGAGTACCTGACCAAATGCTGCAAGTTTAAATAAGAACTATTTTATGGAAACTCTGGGATCTACAGGCTGTTCCTTAATTGCTCACAGAGGAAACCTCCGAGATGGTGAAAATTCCAGGCATGCAAAATATTCTGAACTGAAGTGAGCAGTGAGCAGGACTGCCTCCGGGCTGCCTTCCGTTGTGCGGTCTTTTGTTGGTGTATGTTTATATTCCCTCTTGCAATTAAAAAGGTAGTTTTCAAACACTAAGAAGAGTGGCAACTCAAATCTCTAGACACTGAAAATTTATAAGGTCTCCCACTGGAATAAAGGGGCCCTGGATCAAGGTGGGTCATCACGCAGCTTCAGTCCACTACCAGGGCTTTGGAGACTCTTACCAGtaccttttcttcccctcccccaccagacATGAGGGCTAGCGCTCAGGCCACAGCTGACCTGTGAAGTTTCAACCTCAGTCATGCTCCAGCCCATTGAACAAGGTTTCACAAATACGCAGCTCTGACAGCTTGTGGTATTCATAAACACTAAGGAACATCTTTGCTGGTTATGCCCGATTTATGTATAGGACTCAGGGATATGCTGTCACACCGACTATTGCATCTGGGCCTTTTCGGCAGGAATCAAAGGGCACAATTCAGTATGATACATGTCTTTTCCACTGGTGTGGAAAATATCCCATGGCCCAAGTTTCACAGGACAATGAGTGGAAAGCATGGAGCGCTGGCTTCTAGGGCTCTTCTGCACAGCTCAGTGGGTGCTGAGGTTCCAGTTCATTTGTTTCAAAGCTTTGACTCCCCAAGAAGGCAACTTTTTGCAGCTCAGGGACTCTGGCATAATTCAAATTTGCACCCGGAAGTCAGAAATATGTTCTTTGACCAGACTCATTCCTGTTTACTCTAATTTGTGACACTTACTCCCAGTACTACACCCACCTCTTCTTGTAAGATCTCATAACAAGTCTTCACAATTCACGCGCAGAAGAAAATACCATCCAATTTGGTTCTATACCACCATTTGACTAAACTGTGTGGGA
Protein-coding regions in this window:
- the LOC126947413 gene encoding rho GTPase-activating protein 7-like, encoding MDRGERQEVSSVRSLSSTGSLASHAPPSEDAATPRTNSVISVCSSSNLAGNDDSFGSLPSPKELSSFSFSMKGHEKTAKSKTRSLLKRMESLKLKGSHHSKHKAPSKLGLIISGPILQEGVDEEKLKQLNCVEISALNGNRINVPMVRKRSVSNSTQTSSSSSQSETSSAVSTPSPVTRTRSLSACNKRVGMYLEGFDPFNQSTFNNVMEQNFKNRESYPEDTVFYIPEDHKPGTFPKALTNGSFSPSGNNGSVNWRTGSFHGPGHISLRRENSSDNPKELKRRNSSSSMSSRLSIYDNVPGSILYSSSGDLADLENEDIFPELDDILYHVKGMQRIVNQWSEKFSDEGDSDSALDSVSPCPSSPKQIHLDVDNDRTTPSDLDSTGNSLNEPEEPSDIPERRDSGVGASLTRSNRHRLRWHSFQSSHRPSLNSVSLQINCQSVAQMNLLQKYSLLKLTALLEKYTPSNKHGFSW